The nucleotide sequence AATTCTCGGAATATTGGATGGATTTAGGGGAGAAACAAAGAGCAACGGTTTCAGGAAACGTACTGCTTCGACCGGAGATCGCCAGTGACTACGAAACATTGATTTGGCTGAACGTCCATGGTTTTCAAATGGAGGAAGAACGCGCAAGGGAAATGGCCGAAAATATGGCGGGTGATCCCAAATCCACCACGCATTTAATGATTGTCGATGATAAGGCCATTGGCAAAATAAGCGTGAACAAGGATGAGAGCAAGGCGTTTATTTATGGATTTTGTGTACACCCAGATCACCAAGGGAAAGGATATGGACGCCAGGCTTTGGCACAAACGATCGAGATGCTGGTGGAAGAGGGATGTCCGCAAGTATCACTGGAGGTAGCCTGTGAAAACAGCAGTGCTTTGGGGCTGTATGAATCATGCGGCTTTTTTGTAAAGTCGGCCAATGATTACTACAAGCTGGCGTTGTAGTGGGCAAACTGCTTTTCACTATCTCTCAGGTTGGAAAACGTATCAGGATACATGCTACGATAGACGGGAAGCATGTAGCGTTGTAAAAAGGTTGTTCAAAAAGCCGTCTTTTGATCACGAGGTATTCGTGACTTTTTGAACATGCATAATTAAGGAGTGACTCACTATGAAACTGTTGTCCATCGAACCGACGCCGAGTCCAAACGTCATGAAGCTGAATGTAGACGAGCGTTTGCCGGATGGGGTCCAACATGTCTATACAAAGAAAGATGCGAGTAAAGCACCAGAACTCATGAACAAGCTTTTGGAGATCGATGGGGTTACCTCCATTTTTCATACGGCAGATTTTCTCGCGCTGGAGCGAAAGTCCAATGCAGATTGGCAGCGTATTTTGACTGTCGCGCGCGAGGTTTTGCAA is from Brevibacillus brevis and encodes:
- a CDS encoding GNAT family N-acetyltransferase translates to MTYTITARKTLTSGELAQIKELAAICNEQDGLDLKVNPGMLEKRSGEHEEDFVCYADGKLVGFLGLYVFHGGEAEVSGMVHPAYRRKGIFTALQAQAADACRRRGIPSQLFIIQRDSQSGKSYMERIGGEYQFSEYWMDLGEKQRATVSGNVLLRPEIASDYETLIWLNVHGFQMEEERAREMAENMAGDPKSTTHLMIVDDKAIGKISVNKDESKAFIYGFCVHPDHQGKGYGRQALAQTIEMLVEEGCPQVSLEVACENSSALGLYESCGFFVKSANDYYKLAL